The Pseudobacteroides sp. genomic interval TTCAATTGGTCAATGGGCACTTCCGGGTGGCTTTATAAAAATGGATGAGAGCCTTCATGAAGGAGCATTAAGAGAGCTTAAAGAGGAAACCAATATTGACAATATATATATGGAGCAGCTTTATACCTGGGGGGATGTAGGAAGAGATCCGCGTACAAGAGTTATAAGCGTTGCATATATTTCGCTGCTAGATAGTAAAACCCTACAAATAAAGGCCAGCGATGATGCTGATGATGCCAAGTGGTTTACCGTGTCGAGCAAAGTTTATCAGGAGCAAAGGACCGTCACAGAAAATGGATATGTAGTCGAAAAGTTGAACAGGCTGAGTTTGACCAGCGATGAGGAAACCTTATCTGCAGTGGTAAAGACGATTATAACTGTTGAGGGAAAAATAATAAAAGTTGATAGTGAAGTAGTTGAATCCCAAGGTATAGCCTTTGATCACCCCAAAATAATTCAGTATGCTATTGAAAGGCTTAGGAACAAAATTGAGTACACCAACATTGCATTTAACCTAATGCCTGAAAAATTTACACTGACTGAGCTGCAGCAAGTTTATGAAGTTATTTTGGATACAGAACTTCTTAAGGCCAATTTCAGAAGAAAAATATCGGATATGGTGATCGAAAC includes:
- a CDS encoding NUDIX hydrolase, which encodes MGKDKVRNKEGLTEEQFLDSYDAGKYERPSVTVDMLVFTVTDEEKENYRKLPEKVLRLLMIKRGDHPSIGQWALPGGFIKMDESLHEGALRELKEETNIDNIYMEQLYTWGDVGRDPRTRVISVAYISLLDSKTLQIKASDDADDAKWFTVSSKVYQEQRTVTENGYVVEKLNRLSLTSDEETLSAVVKTIITVEGKIIKVDSEVVESQGIAFDHPKIIQYAIERLRNKIEYTNIAFNLMPEKFTLTELQQVYEVILDTELLKANFRRKISDMVIETDEYTKDAGHRPSKLFRYNTEWMGNI